The Solanum lycopersicum chromosome 9, SLM_r2.1 genome window below encodes:
- the LOC101262149 gene encoding LRR receptor-like serine/threonine-protein kinase ERL1 produces the protein MKFLLWMCLFQFHVIVIQQCGAMLHPIDFLALQAIRKTLNDLPGSSFFASWDFTSDPCSFAGVYCAGDKVIALNLGDPRAGSPGLIGRLNPAIGKLSALAEFTVVPGKIFGALPESFSQLNNLRFLGVSRNFLSGRIPAGLGKLRRLQTLDLSFNQLTGNIPWAIGTLPALNNVILCHNHLSGSVPPFVSLKLTRLDLKHNALSGSLLPMSLPSSLQYLSLSSNQLTGPVDHLLTRLNRLNYLDLSLNRFTGCIPGNLFRFPITNLQLQRNQFTGRIYPAGLVTIPVVDLSFNRFYGEISPLFSGVQILYMNNNRFMGQVPGIMVDRLLSANIHVLYLQHNFLTGIAINPAAEIPVRSSLCLQYNCMVLPVQTPCPLKAGKQKSRPTAQCGQWKG, from the coding sequence ATGAAGTTTTTGTTGTGGATGTGTCTGTTTCAGTTTCATGTTATTGTTATTCAACAATGTGGGGCAATGCTTCACCCCATTGATTTCTTGGCTTTACAAGCGATTCGTAAAACCCTGAACGATTTACCCGGTTCGAGTTTCTTCGCTTCTTGGGATTTTACTTCTGACCCATGTAGCTTCGCCGGAGTTTATTGCGCTGGTGATAAAGTGATCGCATTGAATCTGGGTGACCCGAGAGCTGGGTCGCCGGGTTTAATCGGAAGGTTAAACCCGGCTATTGGGAAACTCTCTGCTTTAGCTGAGTTCACTGTCGTCCCCGGTAAAATATTTGGTGCTTTGCCGGAAAGTTTTTCACAGCTGAATAACTTAAGGTTTCTCGGAGTGAGTCGGAATTTTCTATCTGGACGGATTCCGGCGGGTTTAGGTAAACTCCGGCGACTTCAAACTCTTGATCTTAGTTTCAATCAACTCACCGGAAACATCCCATGGGCTATCGGAACCCTCCCGGCGCTCAACAATGTCATTCTCTGTCACAACCATTTATCCGGTTCAGTACCGCCGTTCGTATCCCTTAAATTAACCCGGCTTGATCTTAAACACAATGCTCTTTCCGGTTCACTATTGCCAATGTCACTACCTTCTTCACTTCAATACCTCTCATTGTCATCGAACCAGTTAACCGGTCCGGTCGACCATTTACTAACTCGGTTAAACCGGTTGAACTATCTCGACCTTAGTTTAAACCGGTTCACCGGTTGTATCCCGGGTAACTTATTTAGATTTCCAATAACAAATCTTCAGCTACAAAGAAACCAATTCACCGGTCGAATTTACCCGGCCGGTTTAGTGACAATTCCGGTTGTAGACCTTAGCTTCAACCGGTTTTACGGCGAAATATCGCCGTTATTCTCCGGTGTACAGATTTTATACATGAATAACAACCGGTTCATGGGTCAGGTTCCGGGGATCATGGTAGACCGGTTGTTATCGGCTAATATACATGTTTTATatttgcaacataattttctaaCCGGAATTGCTATTAACCCGGCGGCTGAAATTCCGGTTCGGAGTTCATTGTGTTTACAGTATAATTGCATGGTTTTGCCGGTTCAGACCCCTTGTCCGTTAAAAGCCGGGAAGCAGAAATCCCGGCCCACGGCTCAGTGTGGACAATGGAAGGGGTAA
- the GID1b-1 gene encoding gibberellin receptor GID1b-1, protein MVDTKEINTNESKRVVPLNTWILISNFKLAYNMLRRSDGTFNRDLAEFLERKVGANSIPVDGVYSFDVVDRCTSLLNRVYKPAPKNECDWGKIDLDTPLSTSEIVPVIIFFHGGSFTHSSANSAIYDTFCRRLVSICKAVVVSVNYRRSPENRYPCAYDDGWAALQWVKSRAWLQSGEDLKVHVYMSGDSSGGNIAHHVAVQAAESGVEVLGNILLHPMFGGQNRTESESRLDGKYFVTVQDRDWYWRAYLPVGEDRDHPACNIFGPRGKTLQGLKFPKSLVVVAGLDLVQDWQLNYVEGLKKSGHEVNLLYLKQATIGFYFLPNNDHFRCLMEEITSFIHPNHS, encoded by the exons TGAATCTAAG AGGGTGGTTCCACTTAATACATGGATACTTATATCGAATTTCAAGTTAGCTTACAACATGCTACGACGATCTGATGGAACATTTAACCGTGATTTAGCTgagtttttagaaagaaaagtTGGTGCTAACTCGATTCCAGTTGATGGTGTTTATTCATTTGATGTTGTTGATCGGTGTACCAGCTTACTTAACCGTGTTTACAAACCTGCCCCGAAAAATGAGTGTGATTGGGGTAAAATTGATCTTGATACACCTCTCAGTACTAGTGAGATTGTCCCTGTCATTATCTTCTTCCACGGTGGAAGCTTTACTCATTCATCAGCTAACAGTGCTATTTACGACACATTCTGTCGTCGTCTTGTTAGTATATGTAAGGCTGTTGTTGTATCTGTGAATTATCGAAGATCTCCTGAGAATCGATATCCTTGTGCTTATGATGATGGATGGGCTGCTCTTCAATGGGTAAAATCTAGAGCATGGCTTCAAAGTGGAGAGGATTTGAAAGTTCATGTGTACATGAGTGGTGATAGTTCTGGTGGTAACATAGCTCATCATGTTGCTGTTCAGGCTGCTGAATCAGGCGTCGAGGTTTTAGGAAATATTCTTTTGCATCCCATGTTTGGTGGACAAAATCGAACTGAGTCAGAGAGTAGATTGGATGGTAAATACTTTGTGACAGTTCAAGATAGGGATTGGTATTGGAGAGCTTATTTGCCAGTAGGTGAAGATAGAGATCATCCAGCTTGTAATATATTTGGCCCCAGAGGTAAAACACTCCAAGGACTTAAATTTCCAAAGAGTTTAGTTGTTGTAGCAGGGTTAGATCTTGTTCAAGATTGGCAACTCAATTACGTTGAAGGGTTAAAGAAATCAGGGCATGAGGTGAATCTGTTGTATCTAAAGCAAGCAACCATAGGTTTCTATTTCTTGCCTAATAACGATCATTTTCGATGCTTAATGGAGGAGATAACAAGTTTCATACATCCTAACCATTCCTAG